Proteins from one Aquila chrysaetos chrysaetos chromosome 5, bAquChr1.4, whole genome shotgun sequence genomic window:
- the TNFAIP8L3 gene encoding tumor necrosis factor alpha-induced protein 8-like protein 3 yields MDSDSGELSEGELVSPAGPDCFSSKNLALQAQKKILSKMATKTMANMLIDDTSSEIFDELYKVTKEHTRNKKEAHKIMKDLIKVAIKIGILYRNNQFNQEELEIVDKFRKKLNQTAMTIVSFYEVEYTFDRNVLAELLNECKDLVHELVDRHLTPRSHGRINHVFNHFADVEFLTALYSLDGDCRPYLKKICDGINKLLDEKVL; encoded by the coding sequence GTCCCGACTGCTTCAGTTCTAAGAATCTTGCACTGCAAGCCCAGAAAAAGATCCTGAGTAAAATGGCAACCAAAACCATGGCTAACATGCTAATCGACGACACAAGCAGTGAAATCTTCGATGAGCTGTACAAAGTAACAAAGGAacacacaagaaacaaaaaggaagcccataaaattatgaaagacCTGATTAAAGTGGCAATAAAAATCGGGATCCTCTATCGAAACAATCAGTTCAACCAAGAAGAGCTGGAAATCGTAGACAAGTTCAGGAAGAAGCTGAACCAAACTGCCATGACGATTGTCAGTTTCTACGAGGTAGAATACACTTTTGACAGAAATGTTCTTGCAGAACTTCTGAATGAATGTAAAGACCTTGTGCACGAACTAGTAGATCGACACCTGACACCGAGATCCCACGGGCGCATCAACCATGTCTTCAATCACTTTGCGGATGTGGAATTTCTAACCGCCCTGTACAGTCTTGATGGGGATTGTCGGCCATACCTCAAAAAGATCTGCGATGGCATCAACAAACTTCTTGATGAGAAGGTCCTTTGA